AGCTCATTTAAAGCTCGTGAGCGCTTGTTAACATACTATGATGTGTTACAACCTAATGGACGAGAGTGCGGGTGTAAAATTTTATGAACGAATATGATGACCACACGAGGAGGTGGCATGATTGTCTCGCCCGTGCTGGTTCGAACTAGTGGTCATGGGCCCTGATTTTGGTCCACACAAACGACGCACGGGGGGACAGACAGATGCAGTGATGTGCCGCACATAAtagagtaaattgcagaaaaccaccatttTAAAGGCTAGGTTTGTGAAAAACACTACAATACATTATTTTTTCAAGTAACACCATGTCTACGATAATCTTTTTGCAAAAAATACTGGTCGGCGGATCAAGCTCAGTTAAGTGAGTTTATGACACTTGGGGTCCATTTTTTGCCTACGTGGCATAACATTTTAGGTTTAACGCGAAAACACCCCAACATTCTTCATCGTGCCGCCCAAGCCCCCCGTGTCCTTGGACTTTTTCCAGCCACCCGGTCAGCCTCGCGCCCGCAGCCGCCCGAGTTCACCGGAGCTCCAACCCCTGGACCTCGCCTGTCGCGTTTTCCCTGCAGGAGCCGCCGTAGCCGCCCTAGTTAATCTTCGCCGCTTGACCTCCTCAACTTCTGGCGTCGGATCCGACCCAAGCACCACCACCTCGTCTGGATCCAGCGAGGGATACCACGCCGCCGCCCCGGTTTGGCCTCCTGCACGAAAGAGATGCCCAGCGCCGCCAACGTTGACCGTCCTAGCCAGCGCCGCGCAGCGCAAATCCAGCGGCCGTCGGTCGCGACGGCCCTCGCTTAGCGCAAATCCAGTGGCCCTCGGTCCGGTGGGATGAGCTCGTGGCTGTCAGCCGCCATGCAAGACGGGCAGGCAGGGGTCGTTGCCATACGGATTTAGAGAGGGATGTCGCGCCGCTGCCCCAGTATGGCTCCTGCGCCGCTACGCAAAGGAGATGCCCAGCGCCGCTAGCGTTGACCGCACCAACCAGTGGCGTGGGATGCACATGGGTCTAATTGCTTTTTTACGTTTTGATTCGGGGTGTCTATGTAAAATCTAAGGACTGGTTTGTAAATTTGGATTAGAATTGACCTGACACAAAAATGTTACACCACGTAGGCAAAAAAGGCCCCAACTGTTATAAACGTGTTTAACTAAGCCAAATCCGCCAATCAATGCTATTTGCAAAAATATTACCATAGACATGGTGTTTTttgcaaaataaataaattattatACTGTTTTCTGCAAATCTAGCCCTTAAAACGGTGATTTTATGCAATTTACTCGCATATAATACGGCTGCACATCTCAAAGGCCCAAACCGACGCCCAGGATAGCGACCTGCTCTGGCTCGGCCGCTATAAATGCGCACTTGTGTATTTTGGATTACTATAATGAAAAAATATGCCACCTTGCCTGGTCCAGTCATGCGGGCTTGTCACCCTATGCCATGCTACCTTCAAAACAATATGCCACCCTGCGCCACTAGCCTAGTAGTACTACTGTTTTGAATTGTTTTCGTGCTTTGAAGGAGATAATTGCACGTATTGACGTATATAGTCCTGGAAGTCATCGGTGAGGTCCAACACGGTCCTACGTAGATATTAAGAAGTGATCCAATACAATCCCGGTTCAAGGAAATACATGGTCATTACATATCACGTATtgtccatatgacacacatcagcaCAGGGGCCACCCCTgcctgggacccatatgtcagtgggcGCGAGACTCGCGACCCCCAGCCGAACTCTGCGTGCGCTAGCGACCACACCAACTGCCTTCTTCTGTTTACTACACGGATATATGGCCGGAAATTGCTTTTGAAGGCCGAGCTCCATAAAGGCCTCCAAATACAAAATTCAAAATTCATGAAATTCTTATTTTTACATTTCAAGAATTTCTAAAAAAAATACAGAGATAGATGAATGCATACTGCACAAGTGTGTCAACTTTCAGGTCGAAATATGTTGAAATGAGGGCGGTGCAAAAAAGAAAAGTCTAgggctttttaacacatgatactattcttcCTCTCAGATCATGAATTTGCCTTTTTTTTGTACATGTCACATGTCATCCTGAAATTTTGCACACACGTGCCTCACATCCTTGTTTACTTGTACAAAAAATTTCAGATTTCTTTGAAACCATATTTTTggaatttcaattttttttaaatgatCAGCCTCCATGGAGCCCGAGAGCCAAAACGCCATTCTCATGTATAGCCATGTATATAAATCGCTTTGTCTTTTCCGCTGGAGCGCGCACAgacttgctatttttttttgcgaaaaacagTATGAATTGCTACTAACAAGGTGCACATGGTTTCGaaacatattttattttattttccatttttttgtttctgtttttcttccttttattttaattttaattttaaaattttaaataatgTTTAAAGTATTCAACATCTGTTACTGCTTTCACAACTAGTTCAGATTTTTTTTAACAAATCACATTTTTTGAAAATAGTTTCAAGTTTCAAATATTggtcacaatataaaaaaatattagaAGTTTTTAAAAATGTATCCATTTCTCAATTTATTTTCAGGCATTAGAaaaatatttgcatttttttggattttcaaaTTGTTCTCGGTTATAAATTCTTGTTCTGAATCTCAATTTTTTTCAGCAATTCAAAAAAGTTCCACTTTACAAAAAATGCTCTGGAATTTAAAATAATTTTATTGTTTTTTATGAATTTTTCTTCAACAAGTCCTTTTTCATGTATATATATCTTTTTTGTATCTCTCACATGCAAGCATGTATATTGATGGAATTTTGCACAATTATATTACAGTAATGCACATGTATATAAATAAAAATTTGGATTTTTTTAGGCAGTAAAAATCCATTTTTATACTTAAATATAACAGTCGCAATGTGCCTGTGCTCCAAAGCCATTATTCGCAACATGTTGAGCTATTCGACAGGAAATGATTTATATTGCAGGAATAGGATCTTTCTGCTGCGTTTGTCGTAACGTACGCGTGTGCTGCCGCCTCTGAGCTGGGCCGTAGCTCTAAGACAAAAAAAACATGCCTGTCCAACACAAAAGGGTTCAAGACCTCTATGTTCTTCGTCAACATCTAGTGATCATCATAATATTGTGAGAATAAGTTTTCTCTTGTTCTTTTGGCGGTGCCATGAGGTTAAAGAGTTATCTACCCTCGCAGATCCGATTATTCGAATCTGATGAGTTTATGTCACCGCGTCAACCTTTTTTTGTTAGTCTGATTCTTCGTGGAGATGAAATCTTTCATCAACATGGTAAACGATATAGTGATTCGACGGCCTGCACTTCTAGGCGATCATCCCCGGCCCAAGTACGTACGTCGATCAAGTGTTCCCATCTTATTGGATGGGCGACTCTCAAGGTGCTTGCAAAAACCATTATCGGTAATGTTCATGCGGGTGAAAGAGTGACAACATCATTACTCCAGTCTAATTGCAGACTCAagttactttgtattttcttgAATATTAGGGCCAAATCAGTGTACCCATAATTATTATGAGTATGAATAAAATTATATGTGTTTCTAAAAAATAACGTAATCAGATTTCTTATACAAAGATCCCATGGTGTTGACATTCTCTCAAAAGAAAATCACCATGCTGACGTGTCATACGGGCCGATACACAGTATGTACGCAACATGTAGAGCCAGGACCGGCGGTCCACAGTTCTTTGGTGGTTGGTGTGGTGGTACCAGAGGCAGGTGACAAccattggtgtcaagctcagatgtTTCTTCGGTCTTGTTTGTAATTTCACTTCTTGGTTGTAATTTCTTTGTGCAATGGCTATCATTATGCTATTTGATTTTTACCAGGTAGGTACGCACTTGGCTTGTACTAAGATCCTTGTGATACAAATGAAACACGTATTATCACGAAAAAGTATTTAaaagtttttttgtttttctccatGTGAAAGAAAAAAAGGTTTAAAATGTAATTTGGTCGGCTCAGAATTAGCTGTTTCTTGGTGGATTTTATGAGCTTGAATCAACAAAATAAAAGCAATTTTTCTTTACTTTGTTGGTTTAATCGATGATATGAAATCAGATAAAAAGACAATTCAAAACAGTATGCGTGAGAATCACGACGAGAAAGAAGACTTAAACATTGCACTTATTCGAACCAGCTTAATTTTGGCCTTCACTAACAGATGTGACGGTCTTACTCGGCTGAGATATAGCAATCCGGTTGACCATTCAAAACGGCAGGACGCTGCCCGTCGCTGGGAATATCAACACCACCCGGCACGGTGGCGTAGACGTCCAGCCCCAGCACCATGTGATCGCGCGACTCCAACCTGACCGTCCGCCACAGGACGTGCCCTCTCGCCTTCCGGAACGCGCCTGTGCCGCCGGCGACCGCGAGCTCCCTGACCGCTGCGGAGAGGTCATCCCGGCCCACCACGGCGATGGTGCTGCCGTTGTACGCGCCTCCCGTGAGCGCCACGGTCATGGACACGATCAGCACGGGGTCCTTGAGGCCCGCCAGCATGTACGACCCCTGCGCGCGACCGACGGCCGGCGATGCTGCGCTGGGGCCTTCGGTCAGCGCGTCGTCGATCACCGTCGTGTCGCCGAAGTGGGCGCCCGACATGAACGGGTGCGCAGGTCCGGGCCCCTTCACGAGCTGCACCGCCGTCTGGCCCGGGCCGCCGGTGATGTCGTGCATGTAGAAGCGCAGGTGGATCTGCCGGCTCCGCGCGGCAGCCGTCGCGGTCGGCAAGGCCAAGGCTAGGGTGGTGACCGAAGCGACGAGGAAGAGGACGCGAGGCATTGATGCGATCATGGTGGACGTAATTGTAGAATATATCACGTGGAACGATtaaggttttggttaccgaatgaggcATTTTTACCGAGGGGGACTGGAAAACGCGGTTACCACGGTTACCGAGAAATACCGAAAAATACCGAGAATATTCCGAACGAATTTtatagttgaattttgaattcaaataagttAATGAACGAACATTTGAACCAAAGACCTCTCAAAACAGGAACTAGGTTCCGACCCACAAGCCAAAACCAACTCTCATGGTATTAATTAGATTCTATGTACTTTACTATAAATTGAGTgtttaaattcaaaaaattcaaataacTGGTATTTTTTGCTTGGTACGTGGATTTACCGAGGGGCACGGAAATACGCGGTAACCATGGTAAATCTCGAAATTTCgaccggtaaccaaaaccttgggaACGATGAATGGACATGCTTCATGGTACGAGCTGTATATAGTCGACGATGGCTCGCAAGAACATAGTGGAGCGCTGCTTGAGGAAGACAATAGTTGTGGGAGCAAATAatgtgcttgcttgcttgcttgtgagGAGAAATGGAAGAAAAACAGCGGGGAGGCTGACGAGGATGATTCTGGCCACACATATGCTTACACGACGAGGACGTGAAAGCGAATGCTCGGGCACACCTAAcaactagggatggcaatgggtacccattacccacgtaccctgcgggtaaaaaccctattagggtaaagGTATGGGATAAAAATTTACCCATGGGTACTTAAATGGAAAAATATCATACCCGTCGGGTGGAAAGGGTACGGGTATGGGATCGTATAACCCATGCCCGCGTACCCATGTACCCATCTAAAATGTTAACAAATGGTTTCCGTTAATATCATAATGTATTAATTTTACCCTCCTAATCACGCTAGATAAAAACTCTAATGTGTAGTCAAATTATCTCTACGATTTATCTTGATTTTGTGAACTTAAAGTGTATACATATGTGTTGTTATGTATGATTATGTGTTGTTTTTTTAACATTTTTATGTGTCACTTTATAGGCAAGTATTTTTGTTTATGAGAATGTGTTAATGTTACAATATGTTATTGTACATTGTTGTTTAAAATTTGTTGCTATTAATAATTTATGATTATATATTGCTTTTTACAACTATTTTTTATTCAATTGATGTGTTGTAAATGCGGGTATAtttacccgcgggtacccatataccctgtcgggtgatgggtatgggaaaaaattgtacccttgacgggtatgggtatgggtgatgGGTAAGTTCAGGGTGGATGGGTAAGGGTATGAGGTAGCTCCACCCGTATCCATACCCTGCGGGTGCCACGGACGGCCGAGTAACTGATGCGCGTAGCTGTTCTGTACTAACAAATCGACCCTACTACAAGAATTCATGAGAATTGTCGGGACGGCGGCGAGAAATCATGACTGGTG
This portion of the Triticum dicoccoides isolate Atlit2015 ecotype Zavitan chromosome 7A, WEW_v2.0, whole genome shotgun sequence genome encodes:
- the LOC119334049 gene encoding dirigent protein 1-like encodes the protein MIASMPRVLFLVASVTTLALALPTATAAARSRQIHLRFYMHDITGGPGQTAVQLVKGPGPAHPFMSGAHFGDTTVIDDALTEGPSAASPAVGRAQGSYMLAGLKDPVLIVSMTVALTGGAYNGSTIAVVGRDDLSAAVRELAVAGGTGAFRKARGHVLWRTVRLESRDHMVLGLDVYATVPGGVDIPSDGQRPAVLNGQPDCYISAE